Proteins encoded in a region of the Sebastes fasciatus isolate fSebFas1 chromosome 9, fSebFas1.pri, whole genome shotgun sequence genome:
- the LOC141774032 gene encoding lutropin-choriogonadotropic hormone receptor-like yields the protein MAVQVVWLLVLLSGVLTGSCWSFTCPTICSCSEDTLRCSRDTQLASRAATSVRRLRLNHLSLKEVPTHAFRELINITVIEISQSNCITRIRRHAFLSLHSLAQISVRNINSLRVIEKGAFTDLPKLEHLSISNTGLIHFPDFTTISSLVPNMILEMADNMRIDIIPANSFQGITEEYVDMNLVRNGFKEIKSHAFNGIKLNTLILRDNKYLSDIEEDAFEGATGPSSLDVSSTALSSLPPKGLRQVRYLKASSAFALKTLPPLESLAELLEAELTYSSHCCAFHTWRRKQRESALKNFTKFCDLSETETDPTADGMYLIDYINFQYPDLQFDCINSPFVKCTPKPDAFNPCEDLLGFPFLRCLTWIITVFAVTGNLAVLAMLLISHRKLTISKLLMCNLAFADLCMGLYLMLIAFMDYLSRHEYYNYATDWQTGPGCGVAGFLTVFASELSVYTLTVISLERWHTITNAMHVNKRLRMHHVAAIMGAGWGFSLLVGLLPLVGVSSYSKVSICLPMDIDTLGSQVYLVAVLILNVVAFLVVCYCYICIYLSVRNPEHSTRHGDTKIAKRMAVLIFTDFVCMAPISFFAISAALGMPLITVSHSKILLILFYPINSLCNPFLYTLFTRAFRKDACLLLRRCGCCHANADFYRSQTLASHLNCTQKTSNPHSLSFYAYHIKVKDCFLNKGAT from the exons ATGGCTGTCCAGGTGGTCTGGCTCCTGGTCTTGCTGTCCGGTGTCCTGACTGGCTCCTGCTGGTCTTTTACCTGTCCGACCATCTGCAGCTGCAGCGAGGACACTCTCCGGTGCAGCAGAGACACTCAGCTGGCCTCTCGAGCAGCAACATCTGTGCGTCGACT GAGGCTCAATCATCTGTCCTTGAAAGAAGTCCCCACTCATGCCTTCAGGGAGCTGATCAACATTACGGTCAt TGAGATCTCCCAGAGCAACTGCATCACACGCATCCGGAGACAtgccttcctctccctccacaGCCTGGCTCAAAT TTCAGTGCGGAATATCAACAGTCTGAGGGTCATTGAGAAAGGGGCCTTCACTGACCTTCCCAAGCTGGAACATTT GAGCATCTCCAACACAGGGCTGATACACTTCCCAGACTTCACCACCATCTCTTCCCTGGTGCCAAATATGATCCT AGAAATGGCAGACAACATGAGGATTGACATCATTCCTGCCAATTCGTTCCAGGGCATCACAGAGGAGTATGTCGACAT GAACCTGGTTAGAAACGGCTTCAAGGAAATAAAATCCCATGCATTCAATGGAATCAAGCTCAACACACT GATTTTGAGAGACAACAAGTATCTCAGTGACATTGAAGAAGATGCTTTTGAAGGAGCCACAGGTCCGAGTTCCCT ggATGTTTCCTCCACAGCTCTGAGTTCCCTCCCCCCTAAAGGATTGAGGCAGGTGAGGTATCTGAAAGCCAGCTCTGCCTTTGCTCTGAAGACCCTCCCTCCGCTGGAGAGCCTGGCCGAGCTGCTGGAGGCCGAACTCACGTACTCCAGCCACTGCTGCGCCTTCCACACATGGCGACGGAAACAAAG ggaaagTGCCTTAAAGAACTTCACAAAGTTTTGTGATCTCAGTGAAACTGAAAC TGATCCCACTGCAGATGGCATGTATCTCATCGATTACATCAACTTTCAGTATCCAGACCTGCAATTCGATTGTATTAACAGCCCCTTCGTCAAGTGCACGCCAAAGCCAGATGCGTTTAACCCCTGTGAGGACCTGCTTGGCTTTCCCTTCCTGCGCTGTCTCACCTGGATAATCACCGTGTTCGCTGTGACTGGTAACCTGGCTGTTCTGGCTATGCTACTAATCAGCCACCGCAAGCTGACCATCTCCAAATTGCTCATGTGTAACCTGGCCTTCGCTGACCTCTGCATGGGGCTCTACCTGATGCTCATCGCCTTCATGGACTACCTCTCTCGTCACGAGTACTACAACTATGCCACCGACTGGCAGACGGGGCCCGGATGTGGCGTGGCGGGGTTTTTGACCGTGTTTGCCAGCGAGCTGTCAGTGTATACGCTGACTGTGATTAGCCTTGAACGCTGGCACACCATCACCAACGCCATGCATGTGAACAAGAGGCTGCGGATGCACCATGTGGCAGCCATAATGGGGGCAGGCTGGGGCTTCTCTCTGCTGGTTGGCCTGCTCCCTCTAGTGGGGGTCAGCAGTTACAGCAAAGTGAGCATCTGTCTGCCCATGGACATCGACACGTTGGGCTCTCAGGTTTACTTGGTGGCTGTGCTCATTCTCAATGTTGTAGCTTTCCTGGTAGTCTGCTACTGTTACATATGCATATATCTGAGTGTTCGCAACCCAGAGCACTCTACCCGCCACGGAGACACCAAGATTGCCAAGCGCATGGCCGTGCTCATTTTCACAGACTTTGTGTGCATGGCCCCAATCTCCTTCTTCGCCATCTCCGCGGCCCTGGGTATGCCCCTCATAACCGTGTCTCACTCAAAGATCCTGCTCATCCTTTTTTATCCCATCAACTCCCTCTGCAACCCTTTCCTGTACACCCTCTTCACACGGGCTTTCAGGAAGGATGCATGCCTGCTGCTGAGACGCTGCGGCTGCTGCCACGCCAATGCCGACTTTTACAGGTCACAGACTTTGGCTTCACACCTCAACTGCACCCAGAAAACATCTAACCCTCACTCGCTTAGCTTCTATGCCTATCACATTAAGGTGAAGGACTGCTTTCTAAACAAGGGAGCCACATGA